GAGGACCCGGACGCCATGGAGGGTCCGAGCCTGGTGAAGGAGGCCTACTACTCCGACGGCGACCTCGGCGGCGTCACCGAGGGCGCGTGGGAGAAGTACACCAAGCTGGACTTCGGCGGGGTCGCCCCGCACAGCGTCTCCGTCCGCTACGCCAACTCCCAGGCGACGACGGCGAAGCCGAGCAGCGTCGACATCCACGCCGGTGACGCCGACGGCCCCGTGGTCGCCACCGTCTCGCTGCCCGGCACGGGAAGCTGGCAGAGCTACACCACGGTGCGGGCGACCGTCACCGACCCCGAGGCCCTGCTGAACGCCTCGGCCGCGACCTTCGTCTTCCACGCCCCGTCCGGACAGAGCTGGGTGTCGAACTTCGACTGGTACCAGTTCTCCCCGTACGACGTGTCCTCCTCCCCCACCACCACGCTCGCCACGCTCACCGCGGCCAACAGCACCACGACCGGCGACGGTTCGCTGCCGCTGAAGCTCTCGGGCGGCATCTTCGAGAACGTGACGAACGGCGCGTGGGCCGAGTGGCACGGCACCGATCTGGGTGACGGCGCCGACAGCGTGACCGTCCAGTACGACAAGCCGCAGTCGCGTGCCGCGTCGGACTCGCACATCGAGCTGCACCTCGGCTCGAAGGACGGCACGAGAAGCGTCGACATCCCCCTGGACTACACCGGTTCGGGCTGGGGCACCCTCGCCACCACGACCGTCCGGCTGGACCCGAGCGTCTTCACCGGCGTCCAGGACGTCTACGCCGACTTCGTCTCCAGCACCCAGACCTCCGACCGGCCGTACGTGGCCAACATCCACGCGCTCACCCTGACGCAGAGTGCCGACGCCCCGGTGTTCTTCGACGCCACGGCGTTCGACGCGCACAGCGGCGGCGGGCTCAAGAGCGAGCCGGCCGGCTGGAGCGACGCGGGCTCGGCCACCGACCTCGGCGGCACCTACGACGGGGCGTGGCTCGACTACGGCGACATCGACTTCGGCCGCTCGGCGAAGAACACCGTCACGCTCACCTACGTCAACAACTCCGCGCGCTGCGGCACCGGTTCGGCCGTCCAGCTCTACCTGGACGACTTCGACGCGGCGAACCCCGGCACGCCGTACGCGACCGTCCCGCTGCCCGTCACCGGAAGTTCGTGGTCGTCCGGCGGTACGACGAGCCTGACCCTGCCCAAGTCGATCACCGGCACGCACGGCGTCCACCTCCGGCTGACGACGAACGCGGACTCCTCGCACCCGTACGTCGCCAACCTGGGCCGGATCACCTTCAGCCACGTCGAGGCACCCGCCGAGACGGACAAGGCCGCGCTGAACAAGGCGATCGAGCGGTACGCGGGGCTGTCCGACGACGCGGAACGGTACGGCAGCATCGACTTCGGGGTGTTCCAGCGCGAACTGGCCGCCGCCCGCGCCCTCGTGGACGCCGACGACGCGACCCAGCTCGAGGTGGACACGCAGACCCGTGGTCTCACCCTGGCCGCCAAGCAGCTCGTCCCGCTGCCGCGGCTGAGGCTGGACAGCCTGGTCGCCACCGCGTCGGCCCTGGTCGACGCCCGCTACACGGACGCCTCCTGGAAGGCGTTCACCGAGGCGTTGACCGCCGCGAAGACCGCGCTCGCGGACGAGGCGGCCGAGGACGAGACCCTGACCACCCGGTACAAGGCCCTCGACCACGCCATGTCCGCGCTCACCACCAGGCGCAGGACGGTGCCCGCCGCACCCGGCGCCGTGTCGGCCACCGTGTCCGGCACCAGCGTCAAGGTCGGCTGGTCCGCCCCCGAGGACACCGGCGGCTCCCCGGTCACCGGCTACGTGGTGGTCCTGGACGACGACCACCAGGTCGAGATCCACGACCCGGACAGCCGGGCCACGACCTTCAGTTGGCTGCCCACCGGCCGGTCGTACACGGCACGGGTCCGCGCCGTGAACGCGGTCGGCACCTCGCACGCGAGCGCCGCCACCGCGCCCGTGGTCACCGGGGGCAGCACGCCGCAGCGGCCCACCGTCACCGGGGTGCTCACCGACGGCAGGCAGGTCCGGGTGACCTGGAGCGCGGCCGGTGACGGCGGCTTCCCGGTCCTCGGCTACACCGTGATGCTGGACGACGGCACCACCGCGCACGTGTCCGGCACCGCGGACACGGCACTGCTCACCAGCGAGAGCAAGGCCAAGGCGCACACGGCGACCGTCACCGCCCTCACCCTGGCGGGCACCTCGGACGCCACCAGCACGGCCGACACGGCCGGCACGACGGCGACCGACGCCTCCGACCCCGGAACGTACGAGCCGTCCCCGTTCCCCGACGACACGCTCGACGCGGACTACGCGTCGGACGAGTGGCCGAAGACCGACGACGGCACGGACTACTTCAACAACCTGCTCAGCGGCTTCGACGACCTGCCGTCCACCGTCCTGGGCGCCAACGAGAAGTCGCCCGCCGGGACCCCGCTCACCGCCGAGAACGACGAGATCGCCGTCCGCATCAACAACGCGGCGACACAGAAGGAGGTGGACCGGGCCGAGGTCGACGCGTCGCACAGCGCGACCGTCACGATGGCCGACGGTCTCGGCTCGCGGCTCGGCACGCTCTACGAGGACGCGCTGAACGGCGGCCAACTGCCCAAGACCAGCGCGCTGTTCTCCCGCGTCACCGAGAACCTCGACACCCACGACGCGGCGAAGAACCACTTCGACTACCTGCGGCCGTACGTACGGCTCGGGTTCGTCGGGGACGGCGGTGACATCTACGAGTCGCAGGACGGGTCCTACAGCGGCCTCGCCACCAGCGGGTCGTACCCGAGCGGTCACACCTACGGCGGCTACGAGGCCGGGACCATCCTGGCCACGCTCCTTCCGGAGCTGGCACCGTCGATCCTCGCGCGCGCCTCGGAGTACGGGAACAACCGGATCGTCCTCGGGTTCCACTACCCGCTCGACGTCATGGGCGGCCGCATCGGCGCCCAGGCCACCGTGGCGCACCGGTGGGCGGACCCCGAGTTCGAGAAGCTGCTCACCCAGGCCCACACCGAGATCGAGAACGTGCTGCTCGCGCGGTGCGAGAAGGAGGGCTACGGCGACACCCTGACGGCGTGCGCGGGCGACCCGTACGGGGGGCTGAGCACGGCGCAGGACATCGACCTGTACACACAGCGGCTGACCTACGGGTTCTCCCGTACGGGCAAGGCGGGGCAGGCCCTGAAGGCGCCGGCCGACGCGGCGGCGCTGCTGGTCACGGCCTTCCCGGACCTCACCACCGCGCAGCGCACCCAGATCCTCGAGCAGACGGCGACGGACTCCGGGTACCCGCTCGACCTGACCGGGGAAGGCGGCGCGAGCTGGCAGCGGATCAACCTGGCGGCCGCGATGGCGGCGGACGTGGTCGTGAACGCCGACGGTTCGGTCACGGTGACGAACTTCGCGGACGCCACCAGGGCGAGTGTCGCGGACGCCCGCGCGCTCACCGTGGGCGGCGCCGCGATCGACGGGTTCGACCCGGAGGTGTCCACCTACGTCGTCGACTGGCCGAAGAACCGGCCGATTCCGGCGGTCACCGCGGTGCCGGCCGCGTCCGGAGCGCGGGTGAAGGTCACCAGCGGCGGCTCCGTGCTCACCTCGGACTCGTCCCGGTTCACCACCCGTACGCTCACGGTGACCTCGGCCAACGGTGAGGTCACCCGGACGTACACCATCGGGTTCCGGCGCTCGGGCCACGACCACCGGCCGTACGCGTCCGGCGGTCACGACGGGGGCGGCGACGGCCGGGGCTCCGGCGGCGGTCCGCTCTGGTCACCGGCCACGGAGTGGGCGGGACGGAACGGGCCGGGAAGGTGGTGACCACCAGGTGAGCCCGCCGCCGCCAGGACGACACGGTCGTCCTGGCGGCGGCGGCCGTTTCACGGGCGGTATGCGTACGTTCGTACGCTCCCGCCTGTACGATCGGCCG
The DNA window shown above is from Streptomyces sp. NBC_00670 and carries:
- a CDS encoding glycoside hydrolase domain-containing protein, with protein sequence MPPPGPALARSAHRNRRPLRATVAALLAGSLGLAALVSGGGTALALPGAATAAGSATSAGSSGGTDYTKLVDPFVSTAGDDGNDLPGAEAPHSLAKVNPMTTPGRNHSGYDYDEDHIAGFTATNLDGVGGSGGGGDLLVVPTSVRYDSRPAASSYAHPYSHDDERATPGSYQVGLGALAGTGSSVTQGSGTIDAEMTATTRTALERYRFPAGATPQLVLDLANNYTSRTRSTLKATTLADGTTQLTGQIAGSFNGASYRLYYAATTNLPVTSLKSWGDDGKLSDATAQDGTDTGAVLGFDTSAGDDVQLRITLSPISAEQAVADQRAEVGDLGFDQAKARTKAEWNDTLGAVAVKASATSDPGSTLTKEFYTHLYRMYGLPVNATSTSGTYRGVDGAVHKANGFTYYDGWSTWDDFRKYSVEAYIDPATYRDMVQSAVLLFADARTTGKSPGSLTHSVPTVRWERSAVVIADALSKGYKNFDRLDEAYPALKSYVGYYTGTQLRQGYVEGDPGTTVQRGYDQWALSVIADALGKDADAEKLRTQSTMAIDNLVKSGAWTAADGTKVGVLTPRASGGDWQSADYEKFEEAKLYQGTLWQYHWYDAYDMGGLIKAMGGEKAGRAAIEHMFGEDSDADDGSTMLHSNANEIDLQAPYLFNYVGEPSLTQKWVRAIYTGSTWNRYIATGSTGEAPSSGGEFTPPVKTQVYKLSPKGFLPTMDNDAGTMSTMFVAAALGLFPVTAGSSQFQIGSPFFDSTTITYANGTKFTVKADGVSPDNYYVQRATYNGSRFSNTWLDYSQIISGGTLDFTMGAKPSKWGADTKPAYSLNTDGGDTGGGTDTGKGDTVVSARPATVKTAADGTVDGSVKLTLDGRARFAARKGTSLTRTGAASVTGLPDGVTADLRVTGSRTATLSLSGTAKVDARFGLTFADKAFAHHVPASSVRGTGVSVTDPLLLSAAAVQRGSLKTLVDQASLVRGTHYSDGSFSLFRSALERARTVLADTAATTATLMAAHDALQSAIEALTIDEGGYAVLQAEDPDAMEGPSLVKEAYYSDGDLGGVTEGAWEKYTKLDFGGVAPHSVSVRYANSQATTAKPSSVDIHAGDADGPVVATVSLPGTGSWQSYTTVRATVTDPEALLNASAATFVFHAPSGQSWVSNFDWYQFSPYDVSSSPTTTLATLTAANSTTTGDGSLPLKLSGGIFENVTNGAWAEWHGTDLGDGADSVTVQYDKPQSRAASDSHIELHLGSKDGTRSVDIPLDYTGSGWGTLATTTVRLDPSVFTGVQDVYADFVSSTQTSDRPYVANIHALTLTQSADAPVFFDATAFDAHSGGGLKSEPAGWSDAGSATDLGGTYDGAWLDYGDIDFGRSAKNTVTLTYVNNSARCGTGSAVQLYLDDFDAANPGTPYATVPLPVTGSSWSSGGTTSLTLPKSITGTHGVHLRLTTNADSSHPYVANLGRITFSHVEAPAETDKAALNKAIERYAGLSDDAERYGSIDFGVFQRELAAARALVDADDATQLEVDTQTRGLTLAAKQLVPLPRLRLDSLVATASALVDARYTDASWKAFTEALTAAKTALADEAAEDETLTTRYKALDHAMSALTTRRRTVPAAPGAVSATVSGTSVKVGWSAPEDTGGSPVTGYVVVLDDDHQVEIHDPDSRATTFSWLPTGRSYTARVRAVNAVGTSHASAATAPVVTGGSTPQRPTVTGVLTDGRQVRVTWSAAGDGGFPVLGYTVMLDDGTTAHVSGTADTALLTSESKAKAHTATVTALTLAGTSDATSTADTAGTTATDASDPGTYEPSPFPDDTLDADYASDEWPKTDDGTDYFNNLLSGFDDLPSTVLGANEKSPAGTPLTAENDEIAVRINNAATQKEVDRAEVDASHSATVTMADGLGSRLGTLYEDALNGGQLPKTSALFSRVTENLDTHDAAKNHFDYLRPYVRLGFVGDGGDIYESQDGSYSGLATSGSYPSGHTYGGYEAGTILATLLPELAPSILARASEYGNNRIVLGFHYPLDVMGGRIGAQATVAHRWADPEFEKLLTQAHTEIENVLLARCEKEGYGDTLTACAGDPYGGLSTAQDIDLYTQRLTYGFSRTGKAGQALKAPADAAALLVTAFPDLTTAQRTQILEQTATDSGYPLDLTGEGGASWQRINLAAAMAADVVVNADGSVTVTNFADATRASVADARALTVGGAAIDGFDPEVSTYVVDWPKNRPIPAVTAVPAASGARVKVTSGGSVLTSDSSRFTTRTLTVTSANGEVTRTYTIGFRRSGHDHRPYASGGHDGGGDGRGSGGGPLWSPATEWAGRNGPGRW